One window of Anaerolineales bacterium genomic DNA carries:
- a CDS encoding DegV family protein — protein MKLGIVTDSTSDLPGYLIEQHEIQVVPTVLVLEGREYKDGIGISREEFYARLPSLQTHPTTAAPSIGDFLSPYRTLLDSGCDHILSIHAASQLTAIVNIAKQAAGNFPGKVTVVDSGSLSMGLGFQVLAAAETGDLGLKAALEAAESARKRLQVKAALDTLEYLKRSGRVPGVVANLGGLLSIKPMIELRDGEVKAIGAVRTTALVDEKILNFALEVGEMERLAILHTNAEARARKLLDELMERARKSVPREILLVNITAVIGTHLGPNGLGFAAIKK, from the coding sequence ATGAAACTGGGAATTGTCACCGACTCGACCTCCGACCTGCCAGGCTACCTGATCGAACAACACGAGATCCAGGTTGTTCCCACTGTGCTTGTTTTGGAAGGAAGGGAATACAAGGACGGGATCGGAATCTCACGCGAGGAGTTCTACGCGCGCCTTCCCTCGCTTCAAACTCATCCGACGACTGCCGCGCCGTCGATTGGAGATTTTCTTTCGCCGTATCGGACCCTGCTCGATTCAGGCTGTGACCATATCCTCTCCATCCATGCCGCTTCGCAATTGACGGCCATCGTCAACATCGCAAAACAGGCGGCGGGAAATTTCCCCGGCAAAGTCACTGTAGTGGATAGCGGCTCGCTTTCGATGGGGCTGGGCTTTCAAGTCCTTGCCGCCGCCGAAACGGGCGACCTGGGTTTGAAGGCCGCTCTCGAAGCCGCAGAATCCGCGCGGAAACGATTACAAGTCAAAGCCGCGCTCGACACGCTGGAATACCTCAAACGAAGCGGACGCGTACCGGGTGTGGTCGCCAATTTGGGCGGATTGCTTTCCATCAAGCCGATGATCGAATTGCGCGATGGTGAGGTTAAAGCCATCGGCGCGGTCCGCACGACAGCGCTGGTGGACGAGAAGATTTTGAACTTTGCCCTTGAAGTCGGCGAGATGGAACGTCTCGCCATTTTGCACACCAATGCCGAAGCCCGCGCCCGGAAATTATTGGATGAGTTGATGGAGCGGGCGAGAAAGTCAGTACCGAGGGAAATTTTGCTCGTCAATATCACCGCCGTGATCGGCACACATCTTGGACCGAACGGTCTGGGTTTTGCGGCGATAAAGAAGTAA
- the recG gene encoding ATP-dependent DNA helicase RecG → MQPSLEKLRKFFRLEHENKYENTAIIGGLAKMLDYWEGEARADGITEEVIQAVVSRLRGYEKLPPAGRADSLKGLWKRIGETYPEAGQKPKTQNQPPRPPRSDAEGTANAPEAAPAPSRNQNQQRQHPQKQKHAPGQRFDSATSARHSQTPAALNAQLTVLQGVGPRNAESLEKLGMKTLGDMLYYFPRRYEDYTLLKPIQSLMYGDVVTVLGTIQSVHNRPVRGGKMNIIEVIISDGTGSMRITFFNQPWLMNRLKQGDAISVSGKIDQYLGRIVMNSPDWESVEMENLHTNRIVPIYSLTERITQKWLRNQMKQVVSYWAPAVVDALPDTIKREAQLVSLGEALTQAHFPDSQARLKLARERLAFDEIFYLQMGVLRQKRDWQAVEGKRFAVPDEWLGARLAALPFTLTSAQQKSLSDIRRDLDSGKPMNRLIQGDVGSGKTVIAALGASMVITNGAQAAVMAPTSILVEQHFRTISSLLAGENGFLRQDEIRLLVGSTTGSEKEAIRAGLADGSIKIVIGTHAVIEPDVQFKELQFVVIDEQHRFGVEQRAELRSKGTNPHLLVMTATPIPRSLALTMFGDLDISVMDEMPVGRQPIATHVLRPQERERAYTMIRAQVKNGNQAFIVYPLIDESEKINVRAAVDDFETLSNQVFPDLKLALLHGRMKPGEKDDVMLKFRDKEFDILVSTTVIEVGVDVPNSTLMLIEGADRFGLAQLHQLRGRVGRGSVASTCLLIPTHEDEAENERLQAMATTNNGFELADLDLKLRGPGEFLGTRQAGFASSLKMASITDVALIEKAREHAKALFERDPYLSQPEHALLAESFERFWKGTTSDLS, encoded by the coding sequence ATGCAACCTTCACTGGAAAAACTGAGAAAATTCTTCCGGCTCGAACACGAAAACAAATACGAAAACACCGCCATCATCGGCGGACTTGCCAAAATGCTCGATTACTGGGAAGGGGAGGCGCGCGCCGACGGCATCACCGAAGAGGTGATCCAAGCGGTTGTTTCGCGGCTTCGGGGATATGAAAAGTTACCTCCCGCCGGGCGGGCGGATTCTTTGAAGGGGCTTTGGAAGCGGATCGGTGAGACCTACCCCGAGGCGGGACAAAAACCAAAGACGCAGAACCAGCCTCCCCGTCCGCCGCGAAGCGATGCCGAAGGGACGGCAAATGCTCCAGAAGCCGCACCCGCCCCGTCGAGGAATCAAAACCAGCAGCGTCAGCATCCTCAAAAACAAAAACATGCGCCGGGGCAGAGATTCGATTCTGCAACGAGCGCAAGGCACAGTCAGACTCCCGCCGCGTTGAACGCGCAGTTGACGGTTTTGCAGGGAGTGGGACCGCGCAACGCCGAGTCTTTGGAAAAACTTGGGATGAAGACCTTGGGGGATATGCTGTATTACTTCCCGCGCCGCTACGAAGATTACACATTGCTCAAGCCGATTCAATCGTTGATGTACGGCGATGTGGTGACCGTGCTGGGTACGATCCAAAGCGTTCACAACCGGCCGGTGCGCGGCGGCAAGATGAATATCATCGAGGTCATTATCAGCGACGGCACGGGATCGATGCGAATCACTTTCTTCAACCAGCCGTGGTTGATGAACCGGCTCAAACAGGGCGACGCCATCTCCGTTTCCGGAAAGATCGATCAATATCTTGGGCGCATAGTGATGAACAGCCCCGATTGGGAAAGCGTGGAGATGGAAAATCTGCACACCAATCGCATTGTGCCGATCTATTCGTTGACGGAACGCATCACACAAAAATGGCTTCGCAACCAGATGAAGCAGGTCGTTTCATATTGGGCGCCCGCCGTGGTGGATGCCCTGCCCGATACGATAAAACGCGAGGCGCAATTGGTTTCGCTAGGCGAAGCGTTGACGCAGGCGCATTTTCCCGATTCGCAGGCGCGGCTCAAACTGGCGCGCGAACGACTCGCCTTCGATGAGATCTTTTATTTGCAAATGGGCGTATTGCGACAAAAACGCGATTGGCAGGCTGTGGAAGGCAAACGCTTCGCCGTCCCGGACGAGTGGCTGGGTGCGCGTTTGGCGGCTTTGCCCTTCACCCTGACCTCTGCCCAGCAAAAGTCGTTGAGCGATATCCGGCGCGATCTGGATTCGGGCAAACCGATGAATCGGCTCATCCAAGGCGATGTGGGTTCCGGCAAGACGGTCATTGCTGCGCTCGGCGCGAGCATGGTCATTACAAATGGAGCGCAAGCCGCGGTCATGGCGCCGACCTCCATTTTGGTGGAGCAACATTTCCGCACGATCAGCAGTTTGCTCGCTGGAGAAAATGGATTTTTACGGCAGGATGAGATCCGCCTGCTGGTGGGGAGCACGACCGGGTCCGAGAAGGAGGCGATCCGCGCGGGTCTTGCGGACGGCTCGATCAAGATCGTCATCGGCACCCATGCGGTCATCGAACCGGATGTTCAGTTCAAGGAATTGCAATTTGTTGTCATCGACGAGCAGCATCGCTTTGGCGTGGAACAGCGCGCCGAGTTGAGGAGCAAAGGCACGAACCCGCATCTTCTGGTCATGACCGCCACTCCCATTCCGCGTTCGCTGGCGCTGACGATGTTCGGTGACCTCGATATTTCCGTCATGGATGAAATGCCCGTCGGGAGACAACCCATCGCGACGCATGTCCTTCGTCCGCAGGAACGCGAACGCGCCTATACGATGATCCGCGCGCAGGTGAAGAACGGCAACCAGGCATTCATCGTCTATCCTTTGATCGACGAGAGCGAAAAGATCAACGTCCGCGCGGCCGTCGACGATTTTGAGACCCTATCCAACCAGGTTTTCCCCGACCTGAAACTTGCCCTGCTCCACGGACGAATGAAACCGGGCGAAAAAGACGATGTAATGCTGAAATTCCGCGATAAGGAATTCGACATCCTTGTCTCGACGACGGTCATCGAAGTGGGTGTGGACGTACCCAATTCAACACTGATGCTCATCGAAGGTGCGGACCGATTCGGCCTGGCGCAACTGCATCAACTTCGCGGACGTGTCGGGCGCGGCTCGGTGGCGTCCACCTGTCTGTTGATTCCCACACACGAAGACGAGGCGGAGAATGAACGTCTACAGGCAATGGCGACCACCAATAACGGCTTCGAACTCGCCGACCTCGATCTGAAACTGCGCGGACCGGGCGAATTCCTCGGCACCCGCCAGGCAGGCTTTGCCTCGTCGTTGAAGATGGCAAGCATCACTGACGTGGCATTGATCGAAAAAGCACGCGAGCACGCAAAAGCGTTGTTCGAGCGCGACCCATACCTTTCCCAGCCGGAACACGCACTCCTCGCCGAATCCTTCGAAAGATTCTGGAAAGGTACGACAAGCGACTTGTCATAA
- the coaD gene encoding pantetheine-phosphate adenylyltransferase, translating to MVRALFPGTFDPIHYGHMDIANRASKLFDEVVMAVYDKPLKSLMFSPEERIALVKEAFKDNAKIKVTGYSGLTIEFARKIEAHVIVRGLRVFSDFEFEFRMALANQRLAGDAVETVALITAEQHTFLSSSTVREIAMLDGNVSSMVPPHVDRALKGKVAQMGEQSLPNALRD from the coding sequence ATGGTCAGAGCCTTATTTCCCGGAACGTTCGACCCGATCCATTACGGACACATGGACATTGCCAACCGCGCCTCGAAGTTGTTCGATGAAGTGGTGATGGCGGTTTACGACAAGCCGTTAAAGTCGCTGATGTTTTCACCTGAGGAACGCATTGCACTGGTGAAAGAGGCGTTCAAGGATAACGCCAAGATCAAAGTCACAGGCTACAGCGGGTTGACCATCGAATTTGCCCGGAAGATCGAAGCGCATGTCATCGTACGCGGGCTGCGGGTTTTTTCCGATTTCGAGTTCGAATTCCGCATGGCATTGGCGAACCAGCGCCTGGCGGGGGATGCGGTCGAAACGGTCGCGCTTATCACTGCTGAACAGCACACCTTCCTTTCATCATCCACCGTACGCGAGATCGCCATGCTCGACGGCAATGTTTCCAGCATGGTGCCGCCGCATGTCGACCGGGCTTTGAAGGGGAAGGTCGCCCAAATGGGGGAGCAATCCCTGCCGAATGCGCTGCGGGATTAA
- a CDS encoding BrnT family toxin, which produces MQYNFDWDPVKARRNLKKHGVSFLRAARVFLDPFAISIYDEDHSENEDRWVTIGAESNEILLVVVHTFRNVDADNTIIRIIFARIADKDEAQQYHERRS; this is translated from the coding sequence ATGCAATATAATTTCGATTGGGATCCTGTAAAAGCAAGACGGAATCTCAAGAAACACGGCGTCAGTTTTTTACGGGCTGCCAGGGTCTTTCTAGATCCTTTTGCGATATCCATTTACGATGAAGACCATAGTGAAAACGAAGATCGCTGGGTTACAATCGGGGCAGAGAGTAACGAGATATTACTGGTAGTTGTCCATACTTTCCGAAATGTGGACGCGGACAACACGATCATAAGAATCATATTTGCCAGGATCGCTGATAAAGATGAGGCGCAGCAATATCATGAAAGGCGCTCGTGA
- a CDS encoding ATPase, with protein MDILQLIDRLEELFNDAKAVPFTHNVVVDEDKMLELIDQMRITIPEEVKKAQQIVAQRERVMAQAQEESNRTLQIARDKADQLVQKDIVTQEAQRRADQIVSQARAEAEAIRADADNYVLDMLMQLQDQIAKLSNQVNNGIRMVQEDQLRKSAASPSVSMPDKVEK; from the coding sequence ATGGACATTCTTCAATTAATCGACCGTCTCGAAGAACTCTTCAACGATGCGAAGGCTGTGCCTTTCACGCATAACGTTGTTGTCGATGAAGATAAGATGCTCGAGCTCATCGACCAGATGCGGATTACGATCCCCGAAGAGGTGAAGAAAGCCCAACAGATCGTAGCCCAGCGCGAACGCGTCATGGCGCAAGCCCAGGAGGAATCCAACCGCACCCTGCAGATCGCGCGTGACAAAGCGGACCAGCTGGTCCAAAAGGATATCGTCACGCAGGAAGCCCAGCGCCGCGCGGACCAGATCGTTTCGCAGGCGCGTGCCGAAGCCGAAGCCATCCGCGCCGACGCTGATAATTACGTTCTCGATATGCTCATGCAATTGCAGGATCAGATCGCCAAACTCAGCAATCAGGTCAATAACGGCATCCGCATGGTGCAGGAGGATCAGTTGCGAAAGTCAGCCGCATCTCCATCCGTAAGTATGCCGGATAAAGTGGAAAAATAG
- a CDS encoding UbiA family prenyltransferase, which yields MTTLTAHSSIMDIKSKIGIYWSLTKPLQSGLLLATGLAGYMSARCPVFNMGSILQLSASLFLAIAGSTVLNMWWDRDIDAKMGRTNKRATSSGVVGENEVLRIGLILSVIGVGWAAAMDALYGLIVFAGLFFDVVVYSMWLKRRTAWSIVWGGISGAMPILAGRALGLGFVDWIGFILAVGILFWIPTHTLTFSMKFAKDYEAACVPTFPSTYGLAITRATIAISSILAAASMIIAGYGIGMTWGFLRLLGVLSAGLLMLAVAITFKPSERVNFGLFKYASIYMLAAMILVVLEVI from the coding sequence ATGACCACCCTCACCGCTCATTCCTCGATCATGGATATAAAATCGAAGATCGGAATCTACTGGAGCCTCACCAAACCCTTGCAATCGGGTTTACTCCTTGCCACCGGTTTGGCGGGTTACATGAGCGCTCGTTGCCCCGTGTTTAACATGGGATCCATCCTGCAGCTCTCTGCAAGTTTGTTTCTCGCCATCGCGGGAAGTACCGTCCTCAACATGTGGTGGGACCGCGACATCGATGCAAAAATGGGTCGCACAAACAAACGCGCCACCTCATCAGGCGTGGTGGGCGAAAACGAAGTCCTGCGCATCGGCTTGATCCTCTCGGTCATCGGCGTCGGCTGGGCGGCAGCAATGGATGCTTTATACGGTCTCATCGTCTTCGCGGGACTCTTCTTTGACGTCGTTGTTTACAGCATGTGGCTCAAACGCCGCACAGCATGGAGCATCGTCTGGGGTGGCATTTCGGGCGCGATGCCCATCCTCGCCGGACGTGCCCTTGGTCTTGGCTTCGTCGATTGGATCGGCTTCATACTCGCGGTCGGCATTCTCTTCTGGATCCCGACCCACACGCTTACATTCAGCATGAAATTCGCCAAAGATTATGAAGCCGCTTGCGTGCCGACCTTCCCATCCACATATGGTCTTGCCATCACCCGCGCCACCATTGCAATCTCATCCATACTGGCCGCGGCTTCCATGATCATCGCAGGGTATGGCATCGGCATGACCTGGGGTTTCCTGCGACTGCTCGGCGTGTTATCTGCGGGTTTGCTCATGCTGGCGGTCGCCATCACCTTCAAACCATCCGAACGCGTCAACTTCGGTTTGTTCAAGTATGCATCCATTTACATGCTCGCCGCGATGATCCTGGTTGTGCTGGAAGTCATCTAA
- a CDS encoding SUMF1/EgtB/PvdO family nonheme iron enzyme, translating to MKRIFLTSILFAVLLASCAPVDLNAPIPAFDTGIDPNTWAQIPAGEFLFGQHEKPETTGAYEIMVTDVTTAQYADFLNAALAAGYIKLDGDSIAGYYPGDPFNGVNHEIEIKAGDWVFIPLNDPSQRINFDGSRFTPQEGYENHPMTMVTWFGAWGYCEFYDYKLPSEIQWEKAGRGTDARPFPWGWEIHRENANFYASRDPFEDMKTFGSRTSPVGFYNGKTYDGYETLDSASPYGLYDMAGNVWQWIGDVQPQEGFSDRFMRGGSKDTYDMDLRAWVRNSAPPMYFSPGVGFRCVR from the coding sequence ATGAAACGCATCTTCCTGACCTCCATCCTGTTCGCGGTGTTGCTGGCATCCTGTGCCCCCGTGGATCTGAACGCTCCGATCCCCGCTTTCGATACAGGCATTGATCCCAACACATGGGCGCAAATCCCTGCAGGCGAGTTCCTCTTCGGACAGCACGAAAAACCCGAAACCACAGGCGCCTACGAGATCATGGTCACTGATGTGACCACAGCCCAATATGCTGATTTTCTAAACGCGGCTCTCGCGGCAGGCTACATAAAATTGGATGGCGACAGCATCGCCGGCTATTATCCCGGTGACCCCTTCAATGGCGTGAATCACGAGATAGAAATCAAAGCTGGCGACTGGGTGTTCATCCCGCTGAATGATCCTTCGCAGAGAATCAATTTCGATGGAAGCCGCTTCACCCCACAGGAAGGATACGAAAACCATCCAATGACGATGGTCACCTGGTTCGGCGCATGGGGTTACTGCGAATTCTACGACTACAAACTTCCTTCCGAGATCCAATGGGAAAAAGCCGGGCGCGGTACGGATGCCCGTCCCTTCCCCTGGGGCTGGGAGATTCACCGTGAGAATGCCAACTTCTACGCCAGCCGCGATCCATTCGAAGATATGAAAACCTTCGGCTCGCGCACGAGCCCGGTCGGCTTCTACAATGGAAAAACGTACGACGGATACGAAACCCTTGATTCCGCCTCGCCATACGGGCTTTATGACATGGCGGGCAACGTCTGGCAATGGATCGGCGATGTGCAGCCGCAGGAAGGTTTCAGCGACCGCTTCATGCGCGGCGGATCCAAGGATACCTACGACATGGACTTGCGTGCCTGGGTACGAAACAGCGCCCCGCCCATGTACTTCAGCCCGGGGGTGGGGTTCCGATGCGTAAGGTGA